CCGAACGCGGTCGGTGCCGGGCAAGTGGGTATCATCACCCGGTATTCGCTCATGAGTACGGGCACGGAGAACATCGTATTCAACCGCCTTTTTGAGAAGGATTCGCATTGGGATAGATGGGTGAAATATCCGTTCTATCCGGGTTATGCTAATGTCGGCATCGTCGATGCGGTCGGCGACGGTGTTGCTGCGTTAAAAAAGGGCGATGTTGTCGTCACCCGCTCCAATCACGCATCGTATGTGGTCGCCGGTGAAAAGCAATGCACGGTGCTCCCGGCGGGCATCGATAAGAAAGAAGCGGCATGGTTCGCCCTTGCAAAAATATGCGCCATGGGCGTTCGTGCAGCGCAGTACGCTCTTGCCGACAGTGTACTTATCATCGGCGCAGGCCCCATCGGTCAGATGTCGGTTCGCTGGGCGCATGCCCTCGGCGTAGAGACCATCATTGCGGTAGATCTCGTGAAAAGCCGCCTCGATTTCGCCAAGAAAGGCGGGGCGCATCATGTATTCGATAAACCGGTCACCGATTGTGCCGAAGAAATAAAAGCAGTGACCGAAGGCATGGGGCCGCGCGTCGTCATCGATTCCACCGGCAATGAGAAGGTGTTCGCTTCCGCGCTCGGCGCCGCACGCAAATACGGCCGTGTCATCGTGCTGGGGGATACCGGGACACCGAGCGCGCAGCATTTGACCGCGGACGTCATCACGCGCGGACTCACCATCGCCGGCGCTCATGACTGCCATGAGGACGCAGCGTGGAATACGGAGATAATACTGCGCTTCTTCTTCAATCTTATACGCACGAAGCGTTTCGATCTTTCCGGCCTCATTACCCATGAGTTCGCTGCGAAGGACGCAATGAAAGGATATGAAACGGCGAATACGAAGCGTAATGAGACGATGGGGATCCTCTTCGACTGGACGAAATAGCCGTTACGCTCATTTCCTTGAGAACGCATTCACATTCACACGGAGTTCATTATGGACCGTCTCGGTAAACAGCTGACCTCCCTTTATTGTTTGAGCGGGGATACAATGAACATCCCGCTCGCGAAAGCGCTGCCGGCGCTCGAGTACGATGACAGCTTCGTGCAAAAGCGCAACAAACGTGTCGATGACATACACAATGGAAGAAAACCCGACCGCATCCCCGTTTCCGGCGATATACGCTGGTGGTTCGCCGAGCAGTACAATGACGGTACGCTCGCAGAGAAACTCTCCGGTGTGAACATCGGCAAGATAATGGCGACGGGGTGGATATCGAAATACTTCCAGCCGT
This genomic window from Spirochaetota bacterium contains:
- a CDS encoding zinc-binding alcohol dehydrogenase; this encodes MATRVVFTGKSEGHVEEFTPNAVGAGQVGIITRYSLMSTGTENIVFNRLFEKDSHWDRWVKYPFYPGYANVGIVDAVGDGVAALKKGDVVVTRSNHASYVVAGEKQCTVLPAGIDKKEAAWFALAKICAMGVRAAQYALADSVLIIGAGPIGQMSVRWAHALGVETIIAVDLVKSRLDFAKKGGAHHVFDKPVTDCAEEIKAVTEGMGPRVVIDSTGNEKVFASALGAARKYGRVIVLGDTGTPSAQHLTADVITRGLTIAGAHDCHEDAAWNTEIILRFFFNLIRTKRFDLSGLITHEFAAKDAMKGYETANTKRNETMGILFDWTK